One stretch of Rhizoctonia solani chromosome 8, complete sequence DNA includes these proteins:
- a CDS encoding glutathione S-transferase has product MIRGLVSTQPLRQVARKPFYSSSIFVKGMATSGPAALQNEKGLHLLTMPTPNGRKVQTALEELKDVYQTPFSWTYIDISKNIQKEPWFLSLNPNGRIPTLVDNSQSKPFPVMESGAILLYLDQFYDKNKVFGFADPLEHNEMLQWLFWMNAGLGPMQGQLNHFNKFAPEKIEYGIKRYHDETLRLLSVIDDHLSGKWTKEPEREYLAGNGKGKYSWADISTYPWVYIAEFSGITKDELASLKHLNAWLERITQRPAVQRALNNYAKPE; this is encoded by the exons ATGATTAGAGGTCTTGTTTCGACACAACCACTTCGTCAAGTTGCTCGCAAACCGTTCTATTCAAGCTCGATATTTGTTAAAGGGATGGCTACTTCTGGTCCTGCTGCGTTGCAAAATGAAAAGGGGTTGCATCTGTT GACGATGCCCACTCCCAATG GCCGCAAAGTTCAAACTGCGCTTGAGGAACTCAAAGACGTCTACCAGACTCCATTTTCATGGACCT ATATCGACATTAGCAAGAATATTCAAAAGGAACCCTGGTTCCTCAGCCTGAACCCAAACGGTCGTATCCCAACGCTGGTCGATAACAGCCAGTCCAAGCCGTTCCCGGTGATGGAATCGGGCGCAATCCTATTGTACCTTGATCAA TTCTATGATAAGAATAAAGTT TTCGGATTTGCCGATCCTCTGGAGCATAATGAAATGTTGCAGTGGCTGTTCTGGATGAATGCCGGTCTTGGACCGATGCAAGGCCAGCTGAACCATTTTAACAAGTTTGCTCCAGAGAAAATTGAGTATGGAATCAAGCGGTACCATGATGAGACTCTCAGGCTGTTGAGCGTCATTGACGATCATTTGTCGG GCAAATGGACCAAAGAACCCGAGCGAGAATATCTCGCTGGTAATGGTAAAGGAAAGTACAGCTGGGCGGACATTTCGACTTATCCATG GGTTTACATTGCGGAATTTAGTGGTATTACCAAGGATGAGCTGGCATCGTTGAAGCATCTGAATGCTTGGCTCGAGAGAATCACCCAGCGACCGGCTGTCCAGAGAGCACTTAACAACTACGCGAAGCCGGAGTAG
- a CDS encoding haloacid dehalogenase (HAD) hydrolase superfamily, producing the protein MTSSLTGVKALVFDVFGTVFDWHTNVTKILAAHARPESTLTGAQWALFAHKWRQGIFIYRRAAVERGKYFSPETIYLRTLEELVRTEDVNEGWDEATMKVISEAWKAQTPWEDTPIGMKSLKTKFIVVALSNGSAKDLITMNRASGVTWDYILTSDIINAIKPSPEAYKAAIRLLGLKPEEIAMVAAHEYDLEAAKSHGMKTVYIDRDTEDTMIDKSTLKGRFDLFIESGGLQQLAKKLESQPE; encoded by the exons ATGACATCTTCACTCACTGGTGTCAAGGCGCTCGTATTCGACGTTTTTGGAACAGTATTCGATTGGCATACGAACGTTACAAAGATTCTTGCCGCCCACGCACGTCCAGAATCAACCTTAACCGGTGCGCAGTGGGCCCTGTTTGCTCACAAGTGGCGCCAAGGGATCTTTATCTATCGTCGCGCAGCTGTCGAACGTGGGAAATACTTTAGTCCGGAAACAATCTACCTGCGGACTCTTGAAGAACTGGTGAGAACAGAAGATGTCAATGAAGGGTGGGACGAAGCAACAATGAAGGTTATTTCCGAAGCATGGAAAGCACAGACCCCATGGGAGGACACCCCGATAGGAATGAAATCACTCAAGACTAAGTTCATTGT CGTAGCCTTATCTAATGGCTCAGCAAAAGACTTGATCACTATG AATCGTGCTTCTGGGGTCACCTGGGATTACATCTTGACCTCTGATATCATTAACGCAATCAAGCCATCCCCAGAGGCCTACAAAGCTGCCATCCGCCTTCTTGGACTGAAACCGGAAGAAATTGCAATGGTCGCTGCTCATGAATACGATCTAGAAGCAGCCAAATCTCA CGGGATGAAAACGGTTTATATCGATCGCGACACCGAGGATACTATGATAGACAAGAGTACCCTAAAAGGTCGGTTTGACCTGTTTATTGAAAGTGGGGGGCTCCAGCAGCTTGCAAAAAAACTGGAGAGTCAGCCTGAATAA
- a CDS encoding mitochondrial carrier protein: protein MQNQRSAVVGQMLYKNSFDCAAKVLRNEGFIGFYRGLGPQLIGVAPEKAIKLTVNDLVRGRATDPETGRIKLMWEVIAGGTAGGCQLFTNPLEIVKIRLQVQGEAAKLEGAVPRGAVHIVRQLGLLGLYKGATACLLRDIPFSAIYFPAYAHLKKDVFNEGYHGKKLTFGETLLAAGIAGMPAAYLATPADVIKTRLQVEARSGQSTYNGIGDAFRKILREEGASAFFKGGIARVVRSSPQFGFTLVAYEYLHKWIPYPGEKTPSEKIETALSTGHEDLSRIRARNALKILLDVHSDFERKEPATKAA from the exons ATGCAAAATCAGCGTTCGGCAGTTGTCGGTCAGATGCTATACAAGAACAGCTTCGACTGTGCTGCAAAGGTGCTCCGCAACGAAGGGTTCATCGGCTTTTACCGTGGTCTAGGACCGCAGCTCATT GGTGTTGCGCCGGAAAAGGCTATCAAACTTACCGTCAACGATCTTGTCCGAGGACGCGCAACTGACCCTGAGACTGGACGTATCAAGTTGATGTGGGAGGTCATTGCTGGTGGTACTGCCGGAGGTTGCCAA CTCTTCACCAATCCGCTCGAAATTGT TAAAATTCGTCTTCAAGTTCAAGGCGAGGCTGCAAAACTAGAAGGAGCTGTACCCCGTGGTGCTGTTCATATTGTCAGGCAACTGGGTTTGCTAGGATTGTACAAGGGCGCTACCGCGTGCTTGCTCCGTGACATTCCTTTCTCGGCGATTTACTTCCCTGCATACGCTCATTTGAAGAAGGACGTTTTCAACGAGGGGTACCATGGAAAGAAACTCACATTTGGAGAGACTTTGTTGGCTGCTGGTATTGC AGGCATGCCCGCGGCGTACCTTGCTACTCCGGCTG ACGTGATCAAGACTCGTCTTCAGGTAGAAGCCAGGAGTGGACAGAGTACTTACAACGGAATAGGCGATGCATTCAGGAAGATCT TACGTGAAGAAGGTGCTAGCGCATTCTTCAAGGGCGGTATAGCTCGTGTTGTCCGAAGCAGTCCTCAATTCGGGTTCACCCTCGTCGCATACGAATACCTGCACAAATGGATTCCT TACCCTGGCGAGAAAACACCTAGTGAAAAGATCGAGACGGCACTTTCGACCGGCCACGAAGACTTGTCCCGTATCCGTGCTCGCAACGCCCTCAAGATCCTTTTGGACGTTCACAGTGACTTTGAGCGCAAGGAACCTGCAACAAAAGCAGCTTAG
- a CDS encoding structural maintenance of chromosomes protein has translation MPPRRTTRVSTESKPVSKATSRGRKVSNKSEPVVVDSDSSDGAEEAAPPKPAPPKARRGRPAKTVVKEEPVETNGEEEEEEEVEVEKDLKGKGKGKGKASAVVPAKRRSNRQTVGEHTDKENTAGETTPVEDAPKRNVRRTSRQPSIAKAPLSKQIARKASGGRRKRNQEEDEEENEDVERPNKRQTIKEEPEPQSEAEAGPDASKIEEDAEEEGTPVSEQPPPEPDEDSDTPAPKNRAASSKTKKNTVANGKATTARVQSPGPSKTPPRSKSEVKTPSKPKPPARSAIPESDSDDERDLLAEAAATPLKRKLGPRESLSMSASQIQQLSSQAEPKVLEVPAGPKKRLVIHKIALVNFKSYAGRQEIGPFHKSFSAIVGPNGSGKSNTIDALLFVFGYRASKMRQGKLSELIHNSADYPDLDMCSVEVWFREIIDLPGADAYEVVPNSRLIVSRTAYKNNKSDYTINAKPSNYSEVTTLLKSRGIDLDHKRFLILQGEVESIAQMKPKAPNEHEDGLLEYLEDIIGTSKYKEPIEEAMAEADRLAEERGEKMSRLKIVEKEKSKLEAQEAEAFLRDQNDLVRAQSKLWQFNTYKCKQNIEATQAHIANLKAELAKEVEANAGYIRETEELETQYKEQREAFDVLERELAKINKSLSAQSKVEVGLEEKQKHIKTKEKKLQKSIAEDAHRKNEAETWIVNHTEQLEKSTKELARLEKELVVEEEQLEIIAESVKGKTQIYHDQIQAKQAELIPWQRKIAGREGDLNVATREREMLESKAKNGEQAIEEATGALQELKDEHEVKTTELKAAKSDQNKLAKELQEAEKTLREMNSRVDKLKSTAATNRSKRDEATASNATNTSRNAVLDSLMKLKESGRVQGFHGRLGNLGTIPDEYDVAVTTAAGGLNNMVVDTVEQAQACIEHLRKYNVGRAQFYILEKLNVNSRNMERIQTPNNTPRLFDLITMKDKKFAPAFYMAMRDTLVAPDLDSGERIAFSGSGKRWRVVTMNGQLIDLSGTMSGGGTKVSRGGMSSKFAADSVSPDIIRRYEAESEKAEQEYSEALAQMRTFERGVEDMKRRAPSLNTAVSKLEMDIQGLEVRIKAAEKRLLNIQNDNKPNANDVKRIAALAKEISAIEGELNKLRAKAASYEKDIADLQEQILEVGGVKLRSQRSKVDDIKAMLELANDQQLKAETGRTKSEKDRKKYTAAIESNQTALEEIEEELTSLNENLQTCRADMQKLQQAVSQAEGAKDTYEDSLKELKEELDEKLKLTLSFRAKEQDFKQEIGEAEVELKSHKRKAQDFVQLHNKLELNDDIDEDEDEDEKEQPPAEEQGETAEDAMDEDGEKSVEPKVKDDPDGAPSKKPKREKHDPSELRIYTDEELASMNRDRLVADVTILEEKIGNAKPNLNVLPEYRRREAEYLAKAKEFEDITRQRDEQKAKYEELRKQRLDEFMTGFNMISSKLKEMYQMITLGGNAELDLVDTMDPFSEGVNFSVMPPKKSWKNISNLSGGEKTLSSLALVFALHVFKPTPLYFMDEIDAALDFRNVSIVANYIKDRTKDAQFIIISLRNDMFELSHRLVGIYKTNNATRSICIDNKPLLSAASSATQNGSIKA, from the exons ATGCCCCCTCGACGGACGACACGAGTTTCGACGGAATCCAAGCCAGTTTCCAAAGCCACATCCAGGGGGAGAAAGGTGTCCAATAAATCGGAACCTGTTGTAGTCGATTCCGACTCTTCTGACGGAGCTGAAGAGGCTGCACCTCCTAAACCCGCACCTCCGAAAGCACGACGAGGTCGACCGGCCAAAACTGTGGTGAAAGAGGAGCCTGTAGAAACCAAcggggaggaagaggaagaggaagaagtagaGGTTGAGAAGGACCTCAAAGGCAAGGGGAAGGGGAAAGGAAAGGCGAGCGCAGTCGTGCCTGCAAAGCGGCGCTCTAACCGACAAACTGTGGGCGAACATACCGACAAGGAGAACACTGCTGGCGAGACAACTCCGGTCGAGGATGCTCCTAAGCGTAACGTACGGCGTACATCGAGGCAACCGTCGATCGCCAAAGCACCTCTATCAAAACAAATTGCGAGGAAAGCATCTGGTGGGAGAAGGAAACGTAATCAGgaggaggacgaggaggaaaaTGAGGATGTCGAACGACCGAACAAACGTCAGACGATCAAAGAAGAGCCAGAGCCCCAGTCCGAAGCTGAAGCCGGGCCAGATGCCAGTAAAATTGAGGAGGATGCGGAGGAAGAAGGGACCCCTGTGTCAGAACAACCGCCACCTGAACCCGATGAGGACTCGGACACCCCTGCTCCCAAAAACCGAGCGGCCTCTTCGAAAACAAAGAAAAACACCGTGGCTAATGGCAAGGCTACCACAGCTCGTGTTCAATCTCCGGGGCCTTCAAAAACTCCGCCTCGTTCGAAATCCGAAGTCAAAACTCCGTCAAAGCCCAAGCCCCCGGCTCGTAGTGCAATACCCGAATCTGACAGTGATGATGAACGGGATTTACTCGCAGAAGCGGCCGCCACACCTCTCAAGCGGAAGTTGGGCCCGCGAGAATCTCTATCCATGAGTGCCTCTCAGATCCAGCAGCTGAGTTCGCAAG CTGAACCAAAAGTTCTCGAAGTCCCAGCTGGCCCCAAGAAACGACTCGTCATCCATAAAATAGCGCTTGTCAACTTTAAGAGTTATGCTGGTAGACAGGAAATCGGGCCTTTCCACAAG TCATTTTCGGCGATCGTTGGTCCCAACGGTTCCGGAAAGTCGAACACTATTGATGCGCTATTGTTTGTGTTTGGCTACCGTGCCTCGAAAATGCGTCAAGGCAAATTATCGGAGTTGATTCACAATTCGGCGGATTACCCTGACCTCGATATGTGTTCGGTGGAGGTCTGGTTCAGGGAGATTATTGATTTG CCTGGGGCAGATGCATATGAAGTAGTTCCTAATTCACGACTCATCGTCTCACGCACTGCGTACAAGAACAACAAGTCAGACTATACGATCAACGCGaagcccagtaactactCCGAGGTCACGACGTTGCTGAAGTCTCGAGGCATCGACTTGGACCACAAACGATTCCTTATTCTCCAGGGCGAAGTTGAATCAATTGCACAAATGAAACCCAAAGCACCCAACGAGCACGAAGATGGTTTACTCGAGTACCTAGAAGATATCATTGGTACCTCTAAGTACAAGGAACCTATCGAAGAAGCCATGGCTGAAGCCGATCGCTTGGCTGAGGAACGAGGGGAAAAGATGTCTCGTCTGAAGATTGTGGAAAAGGAAAAGTCTAAACTTGAGGCAC AAGAGGCAGAGGCGTTCTTGAGGGACCAAAACGACCTTGTCCGGGCGCAGAGCAAGCTATGGCAATTTAATACCTACAAGTGCAAGCAGAATATCGAAGCCACGCAAGCACATATC GCTAATTTGAAAGCTGAACTTGCCAAAGAAGTCGAGGCCAACGCTGGTTATATCCGCGAAACCGAGGAGCTCGAAACACAGTATAAGGAACAGCGTGAGGCGTTCGATGTCCTGGAGCGTGAGTTGGCCAAGATCAACAAGTCACTCAGCGCCCAGTCGAAAGTCGAGGTTGGTCTTGAGGAAAAGCAGAAGCACATCAAGACGAAGGAAAAGAAGCTTCAGAAGAGTATTGCCGAG GATGCGCATCGCAAAAACGAAGCTGAAACTTGGATAGTCAATCACACCGAACAGCTGGAAAAGTCGACAAAAGAGCTTGCGAGGTTAGAGAAGGAACTTGTCGTTGAGGAGGAGCAACTCGAAATCATTGCTGAGAGCGTGAAGG GGAAAACGCAAATCTACCACGACCAGATCCAAGCCAAGCAAGCCGAACTTATACCGTGGCAACGTAAGATAGCCGGGAGGGAAGGAGATTTGAATGTCGCCACCCGCGAACGTGAAATGCTGGAGTCCAAGGCCAAGAATGGCGAGCAGGCTATCGAAGAGGCGACAGGTGCATTGCAGGAGCTGAAAGACGAGCACGAAGTCAAG ACTACGGAGCTAAAGGCGGCCAAATCAGATCAGAACAAGTTGGCAAAAGAACTGCAAGAAGCTGAGAAGACGCTCCGTGAAATGAATTCCCGTGTAGACAAGTTGAAGAGCACGGCCGCGACCAACCGGAGCAAGCGGGACGAAGCTACAGCTTCCAATGCTACAAACACTTCTCGAAATGCTGTCCTAGACTCGCTGATGAAGCTCAAGGAGTCTGGTAGGGTTCAAGGCTTCCAT GGGCGGCTGGGTAACTTGGGCACTATCCCGGATGAATACGATGTAGCAGTCACGACTGCGGCTGGTGGACTAAACAACATGGTCGTGGATACGGTGGAGCAAGCTCAGGCGTGCATCGAGCACCTTCGCAAGTATAACGTCGGCCGAGCCCAGTTTTACATTCTAGAGAAGCTCAACGTCAATTCTCGCAACATGGAACGCATACAAACTCCGAACAACACGCCTCGTCTGTTTGACTTGATCACCATGAAGGACAAAAAGTTTGCTCCCGCGTTCTACATGGCCATGCGCGACACTCTGGTTGCGCCCGATCTGGATAGCGGAGAACGTATCGCATTTTCGGGAAGCGGAAAACGCTGGCGCGTAGTCACCATGAACGGACAATTGATCGACCTGAGCGGGACTATGTCCGGTGGTGGCACCAAAGTTAGCCGCGGTGGCATGTCTTCCAAGTTTGCGGCCGACTCTGTTTCTCCCGATATTATCCGCCGATATGAAGCTGAGAGCGAGAAGGCAGAGCAGGAGTACAGTGAAGCTTTGGCTCAGATGAGAACGTTCGAACGTGGGGTTGAGGACATGAAGCGTCGGGCACCCTCTCTGAACACGGCAGTTTCGAAACTAGAGATGGATATCCAAGGGTTGGAAGTTAGGATCAAGGCCGCTGAAAAGAGACTTCTCAATATTCA GAATGATAACAAGCCCAATGCTAATGATGTCAAGCGTATTGCCGCGCTCGCGAAAGAAATATCTGCCATCGAGGGTGAACTCAATAAACTACGAGCCAAGGCAGCGTCTTATGAGAAAGATATCGCCGATCTTCAGGAACAGATTCTTGAAGTTGGAGGTGTCAAACTTCGCTCCCAACGCTCCAAAGTCGACGATATCAAGGCCATGCTCGAACTCGCTAATGATCAGCAGCTCAAGGCTGAAACCGGGAGAACCAAGTCGGAGAAGGATCGCAAGAAATATACTGCTGCCATAGAGTCTAATCAAACTGCGCTTGAAGAGATAGAGGAGGAGCTTACTTCTCTGAACGAGAACCTCCAAACATGCAGGGCCGATATGCAGAAGCTTCAGCAAGCTGTATCGCAAGCTGAGGGGGCGAAGGATACCTACGAGGACAGTCTCAAGGAGCTCAAAGAGGAATTGGACGAGAAGCTCAAACTGACTCTTAGTTTCCGGGCCAAAGAG CAAGACTTTAAGCAGGAAATCGGCGAGGCTGAAGTTGAGTTGAAATCACACAAGAGGAAGGCTCAAGATTTCGTTCAGCTACACAATAAGCTCGAGTTAAACGATGATATTGA cgaggacgaggatgaggatgaaaaGGAACAGCCTCCGGCAGAAGAACAGGGCGAAACAGCCGAAGACGCCATGGACGAAGATGGAGAGAAGAGCGTGGAGCCCAAGGTTAAAGACGATCCCGATGGTGCCCCATCCAAAAAGCCCAAGCGAGAAAAACATGATCCAAGCGAATTGAGGATTTACACGGATGAAGAGCTAGCGAGCATGAACCGTGATCGTCTTGTGGCGGATGTCACCATTCTCGAAG AAAAGATCGGTAACGCCAAACCAAATCTTAATGTCCTACCAGAGTATCGCCGCCGTGAAGCCGAATACTTGGCGAAAGCAAAGGAGTTTGAAGATATAACAAGGCAACGGGACGAACAAAAGGCCAAATACGAAGAACTTCGCAAGCAACGCCTTGACGAGTTCATGACCGGCTTCAACATGATTTCGTCCAAGCTCAAGGAAATGTACCAG ATGATTACACTTGGTGGAAATGCCGAGCTGGATCTGGTCGATACAATGGACCCCTTCTCAGAAGGCGTAAATTTCAGCGTTATGCCACCAAAAAAGAGTTGGAAAAATATCTCGAACTTGTCCGGTGGAGAAAAG ACCTTGAGCTCCCTGGCACTGGTATTCGCGCTACATGTTTTCAAG CCCACCCCCCTATACTTCATGGATGAAATTGATGCCGCGCTCGATTTCCGCAATGTGTCTATCGTTGCCAACTACATCAAGGACCGTACTAAAGATGCGCAGTTCATCATTATTTCTCTTCG AAACGACATGTTCGAGCTTAGCCACCGTCTGGTCGGTATCTACAAAACCAACAATGCGACACGAA GTATCTGTATCGACAACAAACCACTTCTCTCTGCTGCATCATCCGCCACACAGAATGGCTCAATCAAGGCATAA
- a CDS encoding NIPSNAP protein has product MIVPALRAGAVRQAVPRASAIQTRGLLNSVLYGSEQAKKEGELEIQQYSRLIGRGKYIHGFEIHHVKPDKVEEYKKAAEKHYTGLLADSDLHVKLTGSWEVTVGKLDTFVHILEYENYKGYDRTTQAARESPKIRESEAALRPYLLSRNQQLCQEFAFLPSSPPHEQGGIFELRSYTLQPGSLLEWENVWRSGIEARKQFVKPVGAWFSQVGRLHEVHHLWQYPDLETRKLTRERAWKVDGWSDTVHKTSQMARTMDSSILAALPFSPLK; this is encoded by the exons ATGATCGTTCCCGCTTTGCGTGCTGGTGCAGTCCGCCAGGCCGTCCCTAGGGCGAGTGCTATTCAAACGCGTGGACTGCTGAAC AGCGTTTTGTATGGCAGCGAACAGGCAAAGAAAGAAGGAGAGCTTGAGATCCAACAGTATTCGAGATTGATTGGTCGTGGTAAATACATCCATGGG TTTGAAA TCCACCACGTCAAGCCGGACAAGGTTGAAGAATATAAAAAGGCCGC TGAGAAACACTACACGGGACTGTTGGCAGATTCTGATTTGCACGTCAAGCTGACTGGTAGTTGGGAGGTTACAGTGGGCAAATTGGATACTTTTG TTCACATTCTCGAGTATGAGAACTACAAAGGTTATGATCGTACCACTCAGGCCGCAAGAGAGTCTCCAAAG ATTCGCGAGAGCGAGGCAGCATTACGTCCGTATCTACTTTCCCGCAATCAACAACTCTGCCAAGAGTTCGCCTTCCTCCCGTCGAGTCCTCCTCACGAACAAGGTGGTATTTTCGAGCTTCGATCATACACTCTTCAACCAGGAAGCTTGCTTGAATGGGAAAACGTTTG GCGTAGCGGTATTGAAGCACGCAAGCAGTTTGTAAAACCGGTTGGCGCTTGGTTTTCTCAAGTTGGGCGGCTCCATGAAGTCCATCACCTGTGGCAATACCC GGATCTCGAAACGAGAAAACTGACCAGGGAGAGGGCATGGAAAGTAGATGGCTGGAGCGACACTGTGCATAAG ACGAGTCAAATGGCACGGACCATGGACTCGTCTATTTTGGCTGCCCTCCCGTTCAGCCCATTGAAATAA
- a CDS encoding calcium/proton exchanger, whose translation MIPGLSLPRIFPTISCDESVPSSAVRAATSSALKLGSAPETEIKRWKRNFEAYAKDVNGGKYLDRDSFINAIAPKEDFSRIHRDQFGILFRVADSTRRGLVSWDEFVVFETMLKRPDADYWIAFQYFDVDSNGTITFDEFKSVFSSNLGPDSIPFNFDCDWVKLYLGKRNGEHVLGYHEFTQLMKGLQGERLRQSFKYLDSNQDGFIRPDQFKRIILELAGHKLSDSVLERLPTLTTLTPGQKISYSEVIAFHNVIHQMDMVERVIRDACAKSKDGRIDQTDFLNTASTTTRYGLFSPMEASIVFHFASRGAGGQPRLALVDFAQLLDPRWKTPSDASREKAATQGTRGVLDSMLRSAYSFTLGGIAGSFGATVVYPIDLVKVNAHIVVY comes from the exons ATGATTCCCGGGCTCAGTCTCCCCCGTATTTTCCCCACGATTTCCTGTGATGAGTCTGTCCCATCCTCAGCTGTCCGCGCCGCTACATCCTCAGCCTTGAAGCTGGGTTCAGCCCCCGAGACTGAGATTAAACGCTGGAAGCGAAACTTTGAGGCATACGCAAAGGATGTCAACGGTGGAAA ATATCTCGATCGAGACTCCTTCATTAACGCCATCGCTCCAAAAGAAGATTTTTCCCGCATTCATAGGGATCAATTTGGCATTTTGTTCCGTGTCGCAGATAGCACCCGTCGGGGTTTAGTCTCATGGGACGAATTTGTCGTCTTTGAAACCATGCTCAAACGTCCCGACGCCGACTACTGGATTGCATTCCAGTATTTCGACGT AGACAGCAATGGGACGATCACATTTGATGAATTTAAAAGCGTATTTTCCTCTAACCTTGGCCCTGATTCGATCCCCTTTAACTTTGATTG CGATTGGGTAAAATTATACCTGGGCAAACGAAACGGCGAACACGTTCTGGGCT ACCACGAGTTCACCCAGTTGATGAAGGGTTTGCAAGGCGAACGTCTCCGTCAATCATTCAAGTACTTGGACTCGAATCAAGATGGTTTTATTCGACCGGATCAATTTAAACGCATCATCCTT GAACTCGCTGGGCACAAGTTATCCGATTCAGTCTTGGAACGATTGCCCACTCTGACGACCCTAACTCCTGGCCAGAAGATCTCTTACTCCGAAGTTATTGCATTCCACAATGTCATTCACC AAATGGACATGGTAGAACG GGTCATCCGCGATGCATGCGCCAAGTCCAAAGACGGAAGAATTGATCAAACCGACTTTTTGAACACGGCCTCGACCACCACGCGCTATGGGCTCTTCTCCCCCATGGAGGCGTCGATCGTTTTCCACTTTGCATCACGTGGCGCAGGAGGCCAACCCCGCTTGGCGCTAGTCGATTTCGCCCAGCTGTTGGACCCGCGCTGGAAGACGCCGTCGGATGCGAGTCGTGAAAAGGCCGCGACCCAGGGTACACGTGGGGTCCTGGATAGCATGCTCCGCTCGGCTTATAGCTTTACTCTGGGTGGTATTGCTGGCAGTTTTGGAGCTACTGTTGTGTATCCGATTGATTTGG TCAAGGTAAATGCGCATATTGTCGTTTATTGA
- a CDS encoding NAD(P)H-binding family protein yields MESDSAMASYVRDGKVKLIGGDGLVREDVQQAWDATKSNGEVDVVYFGIGGYPKFSITQGFVLTPADLTTRCSEIILSIIQSSTTPATRPKLIAITSNGLDKRTHALLPLPLKPVYKYALRTAHEDKIGLEKNVRNAAGWNEGVEGGWFGAQNLVVVRPAMFTDGECLGNQKADAYRVGEELTSAWTVSRADVAHFVAEQVLADWNKWAGKSWVVAY; encoded by the exons ATGGAATCTGATTCGGCTATGGCTAGCTATGTTCGTGATGGTAAAGTCAAGCTGATAGGTGGCGATGGCTTGGTTCGGGAAGATGTTCAACAAGCTTGGGATGCTACAAAATCCAACGGGGAAGTAGACGTAGTGTATTTCGGCATTG GTGGCTATCCCAAGTTCTCTATCACACAAGGTTTTGTTCTGACACCGGCCGATCTCACAACTCGGTGCTCGGAAATAATACTATCTATCATCCAATCCTCGACTACTCCCGCTACTCGCCCCAAACTTATCGCAATCACGTCCAACGGACTCGATAAGCGTACCCACGCATTACTCCCATTACCACTGAAACCGGTGTACAAGTATGCGCTCCGTACAGCCCACGAAGACAAGATTGGTCTTGAGAAGAATGTGCGAAACGCTGCCGGATGGAATGAAGGGGTAGAAGGTGGCTGGTTCGGCGCACAGAACTTGGTCGTTGTACGCCCGGCCATGTTCACCGACGGAGAATGTTTGGGGAATCAAAAGGCGGATGCATATAGGGTCGGAGAGGAGTTGACCAGTGCTTGGACGGTCTCTCGGGCGGACGTCGCTCATTTCGTGGCGGAACAGGTATTAGCAGATTGGAATAAATGGGCCGGTAAATCTTGGGTTGTTGCTTATTGA
- a CDS encoding aldo/keto reductase family protein → MERKLAKAADIGAVVAAYSPLGQGALTGKLNLADLGKDDHRSHYPKFQEESFKKNVKLVDALKALAEKKGVTTAQLSLAWVSSLGHHVVPIPGSTRAARTVENASAASIELSKEELEEIADIIGANPVSGDRYPERLMQTVWR, encoded by the exons ATGGAGAGGAAACTCGCAAAG GCCGCGGATATCGGGGCAGTTGTAGCGGCATATAGTCCACTCGGTCAAGGAGCGTTGACCGGAAAGCTAAACCTGGCCGATCTAGGCAAGGATGACCACCGCAGTCATTACCCCAAGTTCCAAGAGGAG AGCTTCAAGAAAAACGTAAAACTGGTGGACGCACTGAAGGCCCTTGCCGAAAAGAAAGGGGTTACGACTGCTCAGCTCAGCCTTGCCTGGGTTTCCTCGCTTGGGCATCATGTAGTCCCGATTCCAGGCTCCAC GCGCGCAGCTCGGACAGTAGAAAATGCATCTGCAGCTTCAATCGAACTAAGCAAAGAAGAGCTAGAAGAAATCGCGGATATCATTGGAGCCAACCCTGTGTCCGGGGACCGGTATCCTGAACGATTGATGCAAACCGTCTGGCGATAG